In Bacillota bacterium, one DNA window encodes the following:
- a CDS encoding single-stranded DNA-binding protein, translating into MLNRVILIGRLAVDPELRYTQQGVPVTNFRIAVDRPFTNQQGEREVDFFPVVTWRKLAEVCAHNLTKGRLVAVEGRLQSRSYQGQDGTTRWVTEIVADNVRFLDWPKDNPPGPSEPASPFGDPYMDDFSEDDVPF; encoded by the coding sequence TTGCTGAACCGAGTGATCCTGATCGGGCGTTTGGCGGTAGACCCCGAGCTGCGCTACACGCAGCAGGGCGTGCCGGTGACCAACTTCCGCATCGCTGTCGATCGGCCGTTCACCAACCAGCAGGGCGAGCGGGAAGTGGACTTCTTCCCGGTCGTGACGTGGCGCAAGCTGGCGGAAGTGTGCGCGCACAACCTGACCAAGGGGCGGTTGGTGGCGGTCGAAGGCCGGCTGCAGTCCCGGTCCTACCAGGGGCAGGACGGCACGACGCGCTGGGTGACGGAAATCGTCGCCGACAACGTGCGTTTTCTGGATTGGCCCAAGGACAATCCGCCGGGCCCGTCCGAGCCGGCTTCGCCGTTCGGCGACCCGTACATGGACGATTTCTCGGAAGACGACGTTCCGTTCTGA
- a CDS encoding D-alanine--D-alanine ligase A, translating into MTMGKLRVAVVFGGRSGEHEVSLMSAESVMNAIDRSKYEVVPIGITKDGRWIIGGDPLRALREGEVDAAERWPAALPELADVFFPVLHGPYGEDGTIQGLFDMAGVPYVGSGVAASAVGMDKAFMKMAFRQAGLPVMDYLVITEAAWAAREAELRERIEQELGYPCFVKPANLGSSVGVNRVDEPEALDAAVAEAFRYDRKILVERAALGCREVEVSVLGNDEPEASIPGEIVPSREFYDYTAKYLDDASQLIIPARIGRETEETVRRMAVAAFQAVDAAGLARVDFFVHKETEQVWVNEINTMPGFTRISMYPKLWEAAGLPYPELIDRLIQLGLERHQRRVRREQAAAKGPLSGR; encoded by the coding sequence ATGACGATGGGCAAGTTGCGGGTCGCGGTCGTCTTCGGCGGCCGCTCCGGAGAGCACGAAGTGTCGCTGATGTCGGCGGAAAGCGTGATGAACGCCATTGACCGGAGCAAGTACGAAGTGGTGCCCATCGGCATCACCAAAGACGGGCGCTGGATCATCGGCGGCGATCCGCTGCGGGCGTTGCGCGAAGGCGAGGTGGACGCCGCCGAGCGATGGCCGGCGGCGCTACCGGAACTGGCGGACGTTTTCTTCCCCGTGTTGCACGGGCCCTACGGCGAAGACGGCACCATCCAAGGCTTGTTCGACATGGCCGGGGTGCCCTACGTGGGCTCGGGCGTGGCGGCTTCGGCCGTCGGGATGGACAAAGCGTTCATGAAGATGGCGTTCCGGCAGGCCGGCCTGCCGGTGATGGACTACCTCGTCATCACCGAGGCCGCCTGGGCGGCTCGGGAAGCCGAGCTGCGGGAGCGCATCGAGCAGGAGCTAGGCTACCCGTGTTTCGTCAAGCCCGCCAACTTGGGCTCCAGCGTCGGCGTCAACCGGGTCGACGAGCCCGAGGCGCTGGATGCAGCGGTGGCGGAAGCGTTCCGATACGACCGCAAGATTCTCGTGGAGCGAGCCGCGCTCGGCTGCCGCGAGGTGGAAGTGAGCGTCCTGGGCAACGATGAGCCGGAGGCGTCCATCCCCGGCGAAATCGTGCCCAGCCGCGAGTTTTACGACTACACGGCCAAGTATCTCGACGACGCGTCGCAGCTGATCATCCCGGCCCGCATCGGCCGGGAAACGGAGGAAACGGTGCGCCGCATGGCCGTGGCCGCTTTTCAGGCCGTGGATGCGGCGGGCCTGGCGCGAGTCGACTTTTTCGTGCACAAGGAGACCGAACAGGTCTGGGTGAATGAAATCAACACCATGCCCGGCTTTACGCGCATCAGCATGTATCCCAAGCTGTGGGAGGCCGCCGGCCTGCCGTATCCGGAACTGATCGATCGCCTGATTCAGCTGGGCTTGGAGCGGCACCAGCGGCGCGTGCGGCGGGAACAGGCGGCCGCGAAGGGACCGCTTTCCGGGAGGTAG
- the rpsR gene encoding 30S ribosomal protein S18, which translates to MRRERKRRKKVCAFCVDKIDRIDYKETGRLRRFLTERAKILPRRITGNCARHQRQLTVAIKRARQVALLPYTTD; encoded by the coding sequence ATGCGGCGGGAGCGCAAGCGCAGGAAGAAGGTTTGCGCCTTCTGCGTGGACAAGATCGACCGCATCGACTACAAGGAAACCGGCCGGTTGCGCCGGTTCCTGACGGAACGGGCGAAGATTTTGCCGCGCCGCATTACCGGCAACTGCGCCCGTCACCAGCGCCAGCTGACCGTGGCCATCAAGCGGGCGCGGCAAGTGGCGCTGCTTCCGTATACCACGGACTGA
- a CDS encoding 50S ribosomal protein L9 produces the protein MKVILVKDVKNVGRQNEVVDVAEGYARNFLIPRGLAVEATPANLKQHEERLRREAAKKAREEAEARETAARLAQKPLVIKVKAGESGRLFGSVTSGDIAEAVEKQFGVKLDKRRIELDEPLKTVGAYKVAVRLHPGVQAELQVHLQAE, from the coding sequence GTGAAGGTTATTCTCGTCAAGGACGTCAAAAACGTGGGTCGGCAGAACGAAGTGGTCGACGTAGCCGAAGGATACGCACGCAATTTTCTCATTCCCCGGGGCCTGGCGGTGGAGGCCACCCCTGCCAATTTGAAGCAGCATGAGGAACGACTGCGCCGGGAGGCGGCCAAGAAAGCCCGCGAAGAGGCGGAAGCCCGCGAAACGGCTGCCCGCCTGGCGCAAAAGCCCCTCGTGATCAAGGTGAAAGCGGGCGAAAGCGGGCGCCTGTTCGGCTCGGTGACCAGCGGCGACATCGCGGAGGCGGTGGAAAAACAATTCGGCGTCAAACTGGACAAGCGGCGCATCGAGCTGGACGAACCGCTGAAGACCGTGGGCGCCTACAAAGTGGCGGTGCGCCTGCATCCAGGCGTGCAGGCGGAGCTGCAAGTTCACTTGCAGGCCGAATAG
- a CDS encoding shikimate dehydrogenase: MLAAPGSTTVVGIIGRPVAHSLSPLMHNRAFQHLGMNWVYVPFEVREQDLPAAVAGLRALSVKGVNVTIPHKTAVIPLLDELTPAAAAAGAVNTIIREAGRLIGDNTDGSGFVRSLAEEAGFDPKGTRVVVLGAGGAARAVAAALAGAGCAHVAVANRTVDKAWAVAEVAARCGAQAAALPLERRALEEALAGAQLLVQATPVGMAGDQSLPLDPDLLQPPLLVADLVYTPLWTPLLRAARARGCAVLPGWGMLLYQGAEAFERWTGVRAPVAVMREALLGALRVKTGEEPRAEE, from the coding sequence GTGCTCGCGGCGCCGGGGTCCACAACCGTCGTCGGCATCATCGGCCGGCCCGTAGCGCACTCGCTGTCGCCGCTGATGCACAACCGCGCCTTTCAGCACCTGGGCATGAACTGGGTGTACGTGCCGTTCGAGGTGCGGGAACAGGATTTGCCGGCAGCGGTGGCGGGCTTGCGCGCGCTTTCCGTCAAAGGGGTCAACGTAACTATCCCGCACAAGACGGCTGTTATTCCGCTCCTGGACGAGCTGACGCCGGCGGCGGCAGCGGCCGGTGCGGTCAACACCATCATCCGCGAGGCCGGGCGCCTGATCGGCGACAACACGGACGGGTCGGGCTTCGTGCGCTCACTGGCGGAGGAAGCGGGCTTTGACCCCAAGGGCACGCGCGTCGTGGTGCTGGGCGCCGGCGGCGCCGCCCGGGCGGTGGCCGCCGCACTGGCGGGCGCAGGCTGCGCGCACGTGGCCGTCGCCAACCGGACGGTGGACAAAGCCTGGGCGGTGGCGGAGGTCGCCGCGCGCTGCGGCGCGCAGGCCGCGGCGCTGCCCCTGGAGCGGCGCGCGCTGGAAGAGGCCTTGGCCGGCGCGCAGCTGCTCGTGCAGGCAACGCCCGTGGGCATGGCGGGCGACCAATCGCTGCCGCTTGATCCCGATTTGCTGCAGCCGCCGCTGCTGGTGGCGGACCTCGTCTACACGCCTCTCTGGACGCCGCTGCTGCGGGCCGCCCGGGCGCGCGGCTGCGCGGTGCTGCCGGGATGGGGCATGCTGCTGTACCAAGGCGCCGAGGCCTTTGAACGCTGGACCGGGGTGCGGGCGCCGGTGGCGGTGATGCGGGAGGCGCTGCTGGGCGCGCTGCGGGTGAAGACGGGCGAAGAGCCGCGCGCTGAGGAATAA
- a CDS encoding 30S ribosomal protein S4 has product MARNTGPKHRICRRLGEPICGSPKCPALKRPYPPGQHGRAPRRRPSEYGRQLLEKQKLKAIYGVSETYLRNTFKKAARHRGRTGEIALQMLETRLDNLVYRMGFAPTRPGARQLVVHGHVRVDGKKVDIPSYLVKPGQVISLVEKARNIPMVRRAQELGAPIVPYVQVDPENFTGTLLRVPAREEIPVKVEETLVVEFYAR; this is encoded by the coding sequence ATGGCGAGGAACACGGGACCGAAGCATCGCATTTGCCGGCGTCTCGGCGAACCGATTTGCGGTTCCCCCAAGTGCCCGGCACTGAAGCGTCCTTATCCGCCGGGCCAGCACGGCAGGGCGCCTAGGAGGCGGCCTTCCGAATACGGACGCCAGCTGTTGGAGAAGCAGAAGCTGAAGGCGATCTACGGCGTGTCGGAGACGTATCTCCGCAACACGTTCAAGAAGGCGGCCCGGCATCGCGGCCGCACGGGCGAGATCGCCCTCCAGATGCTGGAGACGCGGCTGGACAACCTGGTGTACCGCATGGGGTTCGCCCCGACGCGGCCGGGCGCTCGCCAGCTGGTGGTCCACGGCCACGTACGGGTCGACGGCAAGAAAGTCGACATCCCGTCGTACCTGGTGAAGCCGGGCCAAGTCATCTCGCTGGTCGAGAAAGCGCGCAACATTCCGATGGTGCGGCGGGCCCAGGAATTGGGCGCGCCGATTGTGCCGTACGTGCAGGTGGACCCCGAGAATTTCACGGGCACGTTGCTGCGCGTGCCGGCGCGTGAGGAGATCCCGGTCAAGGTTGAAGAGACGCTGGTCGTGGAGTTCTACGCCCGCTAA
- a CDS encoding DUF951 domain-containing protein: protein MPRKFYLGDVVQMRKPHPCGSDRWEVLRTGMDFRIKCLGCARVVMLPRSKFEKQVKAIVSRIFDEQTGEPA from the coding sequence ATGCCGCGCAAGTTCTACTTGGGCGACGTCGTGCAAATGCGCAAACCGCACCCGTGCGGCAGCGACCGCTGGGAAGTGCTGCGCACCGGCATGGACTTTCGCATCAAGTGCCTGGGCTGTGCCCGGGTCGTCATGCTGCCGCGCAGCAAGTTCGAGAAACAGGTCAAGGCCATCGTCAGCCGCATCTTCGACGAGCAGACCGGCGAGCCGGCGTAG